In the genome of Bacillota bacterium, one region contains:
- a CDS encoding subtype I-C CRISPR-associated endonuclease Cas1, with protein sequence MEELRPYLVDRLTLSLINTRQLDAKDFVIKESGGVLLTDDGRKKVIDAWQTRKQQQIMHPYFQERIAIGLLPYAQAMLLARCIRGDIEAYPPFLIK encoded by the coding sequence ATGGAAGAGTTAAGACCCTACTTAGTGGATAGACTTACTCTCTCATTAATTAATACTCGACAACTTGATGCTAAAGATTTTGTAATTAAAGAATCCGGTGGCGTGTTGCTGACAGATGATGGTAGGAAAAAAGTCATTGATGCATGGCAAACCAGAAAACAACAACAAATAATGCACCCGTATTTTCAAGAAAGAATAGCAATAGGTTTACTGCCTTATGCGCAAGCTATGCTTCTAGCGAGATGTATTCGCGGTGATATTGAGGCTTATCCTCCATTTTTAATTAAATGA
- the cas2 gene encoding CRISPR-associated endonuclease Cas2 gives MLVLVTYDVNTENAEGRRRLRLVAKTCVDFGQRVQNSVFECLVDPVQFAQLRKRLESIIDQEKDSLRYYYLGSNWKRRVEHIGAKDTFDPEGTLTI, from the coding sequence ATGCTTGTGTTAGTAACTTATGATGTTAACACTGAAAATGCAGAAGGACGAAGAAGACTAAGACTTGTTGCCAAAACATGCGTTGATTTTGGACAACGAGTGCAAAATTCAGTCTTTGAATGCTTGGTGGATCCGGTGCAATTTGCACAGCTTAGGAAAAGGTTAGAATCAATTATTGATCAGGAAAAAGATAGCCTACGTTACTACTATCTAGGTAGCAATTGGAAACGCAGAGTTGAACATATTGGTGCAAAAGATACATTTGATCCGGAAGGAACTTTGACAATATAA
- a CDS encoding pectate lyase — translation MRAKASVAVLVICMLFFSGCLVKTPSSDEDIVIEEVRAFPGAEGFGADATGGRGGKVYIVTSLNDSGPGSLREAVEARGPRIVVFDVSGIIELRSPLRIRNGDLTIAGQTSPEGVTLTNYSFEVRAENVIIRHLRIRLGDAKRQEVDAVLIRDSKNVILDHITASWGVDETLSIVDSDLVTVQWSIVSEALNNSFHSKGAHGYGSLIRGKAGERISIHHNLYAHNRGRNPRPGNYTNRFADPVGLLVDFRNNVIYNWGGGSAGNNEDEDTITKYNFIGNYYKRGPNSSKTSIAFQENAPYAQAYWEGNAMNGSVPSDQWSLVAGRGVSSPTYIKHDLPLPVEPVTTHTAHEAYDLVLAGAGAFPRDAIDYRVVDSVHRSSGRIIDKPTDVVSKWPQVQPVKSRVLDFDRTDKNSNGIPDWWEKEHGVKNGNHNQVMKSGYSAIEEYINWVADELLK, via the coding sequence ATGAGAGCAAAAGCGAGTGTAGCAGTATTAGTCATCTGTATGCTCTTCTTTTCGGGATGTTTAGTCAAAACACCGAGCTCGGATGAGGATATTGTCATCGAAGAAGTTCGTGCTTTTCCTGGAGCTGAAGGCTTTGGGGCTGATGCCACTGGAGGAAGGGGCGGTAAGGTCTATATTGTCACCAGCTTAAACGATAGCGGACCGGGCAGCCTGCGGGAAGCCGTGGAAGCCCGTGGTCCCAGAATAGTTGTTTTTGACGTGTCGGGGATAATCGAGCTGAGATCTCCTTTGCGAATCAGAAACGGTGATCTAACCATAGCTGGACAGACCTCTCCCGAAGGGGTTACCCTTACCAATTACAGCTTTGAAGTGCGGGCAGAGAACGTGATTATCAGGCACTTAAGGATTAGGTTAGGGGATGCGAAGCGTCAGGAAGTTGATGCGGTGCTGATCCGCGATTCCAAAAATGTGATTCTTGATCACATTACTGCCAGCTGGGGAGTGGATGAGACTCTTTCCATCGTTGACAGCGATCTAGTTACTGTCCAGTGGAGTATAGTCAGTGAAGCTCTCAATAACTCCTTCCACTCTAAAGGTGCTCACGGTTACGGGTCGTTGATTCGCGGCAAAGCTGGGGAGCGAATCTCCATCCACCACAACCTCTATGCTCACAACCGGGGAAGGAATCCCCGCCCTGGGAATTATACAAACCGCTTTGCTGATCCGGTAGGATTGCTGGTGGATTTCCGCAACAATGTAATCTATAACTGGGGTGGTGGAAGTGCAGGCAATAATGAGGATGAAGACACCATCACCAAATACAACTTTATCGGCAACTACTATAAACGTGGTCCCAATTCATCAAAAACCAGCATCGCTTTTCAGGAAAATGCTCCATATGCTCAGGCCTATTGGGAGGGCAATGCTATGAACGGCTCTGTGCCCTCTGATCAATGGTCACTGGTAGCCGGCAGAGGTGTCTCATCGCCGACCTATATCAAGCATGATTTGCCACTTCCTGTTGAGCCGGTCACCACCCATACAGCCCACGAAGCTTATGATTTAGTCCTTGCGGGCGCCGGAGCTTTTCCCAGGGATGCCATTGATTACCGGGTGGTAGACAGTGTTCACAGAAGTTCCGGGAGAATTATTGATAAGCCCACTGATGTGGTTTCCAAATGGCCGCAGGTCCAGCCGGTAAAAAGCCGGGTTCTAGACTTTGACCGGACAGATAAAAATTCTAACGGCATTCCCGATTGGTGGGAAAAAGAACATGGCGTAAAAAACGGAAACCATAACCAAGTCATGAAAAGCGGTTATTCAGCGATTGAAGAATACATCAATTGGGTTGCCGATGAACTTCTTAAATAA
- a CDS encoding DegV family protein: MKEKIGIITDSTCDIPREFLNKLGIKVLPLRILYQGREYRDGVDITAEAVYAHLEQEVPTTSLPSPQDAESLLLSMKEQGYTHVLVIHLSSGLSGTGQMIETVAEQIDGMTVKVIDSKSISMGLGFIVMEAARAVQAKMNFEAVCNLVSSVRDRLSVYFVLSTLEYLKKGGRIGKVSGTIGELLQLKPIITVNKEGIYTTFAKVRGKKQALDRLVGIAKEHISKAASQIAVCYGGAQEEAAYIIKQIGQLANVKELITSSVSPVIGVHTGPGTVGFAVLESN; encoded by the coding sequence GTGAAAGAAAAAATCGGCATTATTACTGACAGCACCTGTGATATTCCCCGTGAGTTTTTGAATAAGCTCGGCATTAAAGTGCTGCCGCTGAGGATTTTGTATCAGGGAAGAGAGTATCGCGATGGCGTTGACATCACCGCTGAAGCTGTTTACGCACATCTAGAACAAGAAGTACCAACTACCTCACTGCCAAGCCCGCAGGACGCAGAATCGCTGCTTTTAAGCATGAAAGAACAGGGCTACACACATGTGCTGGTAATTCATCTGTCGTCCGGTTTAAGCGGTACCGGCCAAATGATCGAAACTGTAGCTGAGCAAATTGATGGCATGACTGTGAAAGTTATTGATTCAAAATCGATCTCGATGGGACTGGGCTTTATTGTTATGGAAGCCGCAAGAGCTGTTCAGGCGAAAATGAACTTTGAAGCTGTGTGCAACCTAGTCAGCAGTGTCAGAGACAGACTCTCGGTCTACTTTGTTCTGAGTACACTGGAGTATCTCAAAAAAGGCGGCCGCATCGGCAAAGTCTCGGGTACAATTGGTGAACTGCTGCAGTTAAAACCAATTATTACAGTTAACAAAGAAGGCATCTACACTACTTTTGCCAAGGTGCGCGGTAAGAAGCAGGCCTTAGACCGCTTAGTGGGAATCGCCAAGGAGCATATCTCTAAAGCGGCCAGCCAAATCGCTGTCTGCTATGGCGGCGCTCAAGAAGAAGCTGCTTATATCATTAAGCAGATCGGCCAGCTGGCAAATGTGAAGGAATTGATTACCTCATCGGTCAGCCCGGTGATTGGTGTCCACACCGGTCCGGGAACTGTGGGGTTTGCTGTATTGGAATCGAACTAA